In Ptiloglossa arizonensis isolate GNS036 chromosome 6, iyPtiAriz1_principal, whole genome shotgun sequence, a single window of DNA contains:
- the LOC143148227 gene encoding uncharacterized protein LOC143148227, with amino-acid sequence MALSANELRQLVFSRSPFTSVPPFGTAPFQMQRNFSERESARTRKFVSTANRWSCKRYWRGQFLGDLERPLNAILAPLEYSHLRSLPSSPPVLAFTFSIDKVRLCSNV; translated from the exons ATGGCATTGTCTGCTAATGAATTGAGACAATTAGT tttctcaaggtcACCGTTCACCTCCGTTCCACCATTTGGTACAGCaccgtttcaaatgcaacgtaaCTTCTCCGAACGAGAGTCGGCGCGTACCCGCAAGTTCGTATCAACGGCCAACAGATGGAGTTGCAAACGGTACTGGCGGGGACAGTTCCTCGGCGACCTTGAGCGACCACTTAATGCTATTCTCGCGCCTCTCGAATACTCTCACCTGCGCTCTTTACCATCGAGTCCCCCTGTCCTTGCGTTTACATTTTCCATAGATAAAGTACGATTATGCAGCAAtgtataa